The Thermoclostridium stercorarium subsp. stercorarium DSM 8532 genome contains a region encoding:
- a CDS encoding RNA polymerase sigma factor, which produces MDNEPVRNKIEEIYREYRKLLFYTAYSILKDYHEAEDVVHMAIIKVCEYLDKIDDIKCNKTKAFLVIIVRNIAINVYNKKRRLLDFSMERLFDSSDTNINPEEYMLKIENAEWVARKLASINPEYADVLVLRYTYQFSIEEIAYLLNTTEGNVRVKLHRARKALHEIMKGEYYENTKE; this is translated from the coding sequence ATGGATAATGAACCGGTTCGTAACAAAATTGAGGAAATATACAGGGAATACAGAAAACTTCTGTTCTATACGGCATACAGCATACTGAAGGACTATCATGAGGCGGAAGACGTAGTTCACATGGCAATAATAAAAGTATGCGAGTATCTGGACAAAATTGATGACATTAAGTGTAACAAAACGAAAGCCTTTCTTGTTATTATAGTAAGAAACATCGCTATAAACGTTTATAATAAAAAAAGGAGACTGTTGGATTTTTCCATGGAGAGGCTTTTTGATTCAAGTGATACCAATATAAATCCTGAAGAGTATATGTTAAAAATTGAAAATGCCGAATGGGTGGCAAGAAAACTGGCATCCATAAATCCCGAATACGCCGATGTTCTGGTATTACGGTATACATACCAGTTTTCGATTGAGGAGATAGCCTATCTGCTGAATACCACGGAAGGCAATGTAAGGGTGAAACTGCACCGTGCCCGGAAGGCTCTGCACGAGATTATGAAAGGTGAATATTATGAAAATACAAAAGAGTAG
- a CDS encoding class I SAM-dependent methyltransferase — translation MNEHYYTEKPTSEIKEKVFTETYRNKTLEFVSVSGVFAFDTRIDKASRLLIETFRPTGRTVLDMGCGYGAIGLFIKALYPQLIVTLTDINERAVAYAQKNAERNNLWVKVVRGNLYESVGDSRFDDIVTNPPITAGKKVVTQLIQEAVEHLEPGGALWLVAYHNKGGSTYKRIMEENFGNVEDVEKQGGIRVYRSYLK, via the coding sequence ATGAATGAGCATTATTACACCGAAAAGCCGACATCGGAAATAAAGGAAAAGGTTTTTACCGAAACTTACAGAAATAAAACGCTGGAATTTGTTTCGGTAAGCGGTGTGTTTGCATTTGACACCCGCATTGACAAGGCTTCCCGCCTTTTGATTGAAACTTTCAGGCCAACGGGCAGGACGGTTCTTGACATGGGCTGCGGTTACGGTGCAATCGGGCTTTTTATAAAAGCTCTTTATCCCCAACTGATTGTTACATTGACCGACATAAACGAACGGGCGGTAGCGTATGCCCAAAAAAACGCCGAGAGGAACAATCTTTGGGTTAAAGTAGTAAGGGGAAATTTGTACGAAAGCGTCGGTGACAGCCGTTTTGACGATATTGTTACGAACCCTCCGATAACCGCGGGGAAAAAGGTGGTTACGCAACTGATACAGGAAGCAGTGGAACATTTGGAGCCTGGCGGCGCGTTATGGCTGGTTGCATATCACAATAAAGGCGGTTCAACTTACAAAAGGATAATGGAAGAAAACTTCGGAAATGTGGAAGACGTGGAAAAACAGGGTGGCATCAGGGTTTACCGTTCATATCTCAAATAA